One region of Carassius carassius chromosome 41, fCarCar2.1, whole genome shotgun sequence genomic DNA includes:
- the LOC132123208 gene encoding tektin-1-like, which translates to MSRLMRPPDKFLPSEWKHANQVQFRSSETERSHSQRLTAQCQRLIEESDKSTKCMQQDALKKLEQRIQDIKFWRQELNRKFEEMVQEIETLVIFKSHVERALESCSEPLQVTSQCLTERQKRVAIDLVHDEVEEELLKEKEVIEGVMVLLQRTLEQINEQIRLLRSVKYYLEKDLQDKFQAERIDDFCSLLTNASPGLNGGNSNFSSLGSAVTPEEWESLCNLNISKAEKEKNNSLSLRALVDSLLEQTAADMHRQYEATGRAFELRIEETKTAKAQLENQLNELLAETANQEKNLESLRVAIAEKEAPLKVAQTRLSTRSQRPNVELCHDPAQIRLLEEVKELASNIERLTEALELSEMELKALARRQLSLEEEIQVKTNSLYIDEVICHQLRQPVVIHNF; encoded by the exons ATGTCTCGCCTGATGCGACCCCCTGATAAATTTCTGCCATCTGAGTGGAAACATGCAAACCAGGTGCAGTTCAGGAGCTCGGAGACAGAACGATCACACTCACAGAGACTGACAGCACAGTGTCAGAGACTCATAGAGGAGAGTGACAAATCTACCAAATGCATGCAACAGGACGCTCTAAAGAAGCTGG AGCAGAGAATCCAGGACATCAAATTCTGGAGGCAGGAACTGAACCGGAAGTTTGAGGAGATGGTACAGGAGATTGAGACCCTCGTCATTTTCAAGAGCCATGTAGAAAGAGCCTTAGAAAGCTGCTCTGAGCCTCTCCAAGTGACTTCGCAATGTCTGACTGAGAG ACAGAAGCGTGTGGCGATTGACCTGGTGCATGATGAGGTGGAAGAGGAGCTGTTGAAGGAGAAGGAGGTGATTGAAGGAGTGATGGTCCTGCTTCAGCGAACCCTGGAGCAGATCAATGAGCAGATCAG GCTCCTTCGTTCAGTGAAATATTatctggaaaaggacctgcaggACAAATTTCAGGCCGAGCGCATTGATGATTTCTGTTCTCTTCTCACTAATGCATCACCCGGTTTAAACGGAGGAAATTCTAACTTTTCTAGTCTTGG ATCTGCAGTGACTCCTGAGGAATGGGAGAGCCTCTGCAACTTAAACATTAGCAAAGCTGAGAAAGAGAAGAACAACTCTCTTTCACTGAGAGCTCTCGTGGATAGCCTGCTAGAGCAGACGGCTGCAGACATGCACAGACAGTACGAGGCCACAGGAAGGGCTTTTGAGCTGCGCATAGAGGAGACCAAAACAGCCAAAGCACAGCTTGAGAACCAGCTCAATGAG CTGCTAGCAGAGACAGCAAATCAGGAGAAGAATCTGGAGTCTCTACGAGTGGCAATCGCAGAGAAAGAAGCTCCACTCAAAGTTGCTCAGACTCGACTGTCCACTCGCAGCCAAAGACCCAACGTTGAGCTCTGCCACGACCCAGCTCAGATCCGACTGCTGGAAGAGGTCAAGGAGCTCGCGAGCAACATTGAGAG ACTGACCGAGGCTCTTGAACTGTCAGAAATGGAACTGAAGGCTCTAGCAAGGCGCCAGTTGAGCCTGGAGGAGGAGATCCAGGTCAAGACCAACTCTCTATATATAGACGAGGTGATCTGCCATCAGCTACGCCAGCCTGTGGTTATTCACAACTTCTGA
- the LOC132123524 gene encoding NEDD4-binding protein 2-like 2 has product MPNVNTSESTSPPDGGNVEERNETTPQTKTLSDGVKVTPVAKSSNNQTNNRTDLAILPDRSHFNTQKDVNPDGGQLDPSSQIQTDTNVTEVTNTDNTSQTQNGRVIGELGITSTSFIGPVCRPEPVFEQELCEFYKELEEVDKVDVSADTTLVDQHDLHPSNKPKSGQPNKTVIPVVVTDHGRAYRPYPDPHERNQQNQKRWRPHEQCESDDFGRGGYPQPWYPPPPWVPLDPRVQFFPPPTSGGAIMYPPDMRPQESIFHTLHANNNIWGPWEGPPLPLNRWHEQNRGFQSHEHPGFSEEYETGQHDHEKDQYQYYNNIALVLILLRGVPGSGKSTLARELLSTGPSGVILSTDDYFFQDNRYVYDSALLGDAHDWNQKRAEQVMLEGRSPVIIDNTNVKAWEMKPYVQMALDNGYRVDFVEPDTRWKYDPAQLEKRNKHGVPRETIAKMLDGFERPVNVDIVMNSVVPRHKKKGN; this is encoded by the exons ATGCCAAATGTTAATACCAGTGAGTCTACTTCTCCACCTGATGGTGGTAATGTAGAGGAACGAAATGAGACCACACcacaaacaaaaactctttcagaTGGTGTCAAAGTAACACCAGTGGCTAAATCATCCAATAACCAGACCAACAATAGAACTGACTTAGCTATTTTACCTGATAGAAGTCATTTCAATACTCAAAAGGATGTGAATCCAGATGGTGGACAACTGGATCCTTCATCACAAATACAGACAGACACTAATGTGACAGAAGTTACCAACACTGACAACACAAGCCAAACACAGAATGGACGTGTCATTGGAGAGTTGGGTATCACTAGTACTTCATTTATTGGGCCTGTGTGTCGTCCTGAGCCAGTCTTTGAGCAGGAGCTTTGCGAATTTTACAAAGAGCTTGAGGAAGTCGATAAGGTTGACGTCAGTGCAGACACCACACTGGTTGACCAGCATGATCTCCATCCCTCCAACAAGCCCAAAAGCGGCCAACCTAACAAAACAGTCATTCCTGTTGTCGTAACTGATCATGGCAGAGCCTATAGACCTTACCCAGATCCACATGAGCGCAACCAACAAAATCAGAAGAGATGGAGACCTCACGAACAATGTGAATCGGATGACTTTGGTAGAGGAGGATATCCACAGCCATGGTATCCTCCTCCACCATGGGTTCCTCTGGACCCAAGGGTGCAGTTCTTCCCTCCCCCAACCTCGGGAGGGGCTATCATGTATCCTCCAGACATGAGACCTCAGGAGAGCATCTTCCACACTCTCCATGCCAACAACAACATCTGGGGCCCATGGGAAGGACCACCATTACCTTTAAACAGATGGCATGAACAAAACCGTGGTTTCCAGTCTCACGAGCATCCTGGATTCTCCGAGGAATATGAAACGGGACAGCATGATCATGAAAAGGACCAATAtcagtattataataatattgctTTAGTGCTCATACTGTTGAGAGGAGTCCCAGGATCTGGAAAATCCACTTTGGCCAG AGAGCTCCTGTCCACTGGTCCCAGTGGAGTAATACTGAGCACAGATGACTACTTTTTCCAAGACAACAGATATGTGTATGACTCTGCTCTGCTTGGGGATGCACATGACTGGAATCAGAAGAGAG CTGAACAGGTGATGTTGGAGGGCCGATCACCTGTTATCATCGACAACACTAATGTTAAAGCCTGGGAAATGAAGCCTTATGTTCAAATG GCTTTAGACAATGGATACAGAGTGGACTTTGTTGAGCCAGATACCCGCTGGAAATATGATCCTGCCCAGTTAGAAAA GAGGAACAAGCACGGAGTCCCTCGAGAAACAATAGCAAAGATGCTGGATGGTTTCGAGCGGCCAGTGAATGTTGACATTGTGATGAATTCTGTAGTCCCTCGCCATAAAAAGAAAGGCAATTAA
- the LOC132123523 gene encoding inositol polyphosphate 5-phosphatase K-like isoform X2: MEEDLSQALNSVSLEQKDSKMDTFGLYVVTWNVATAEPPDDVDSLLQLGSLKKPDLYVIGLQEVKAAPLKFVTDLAFEDSWSHIFMNTLAPLGYIKVSSIRMQGLLLLFFSKLEHVPFIRDIQVTYTRTGLYGYWGNKGGVSIRLSFYGHMLCFLNCHLTAHMNYASERVDEFEYILDAQTFDTKNTPHILDHKVVFWFGDLNFRIEDHGMHFLRSCITSQRFNLLWPKDQLTMMKQKQATLQKFEEGPLDFQPSYKFDLHSDNYDSSGKKRKPAWCDRILWRVKPKSLPTEEANEDDHNEEEPKKQLQVEHKDKFPLKLMQVDYTSKMEYGISDHKPVISIFRLELKKMYEMPLVEVSAEGEWSADFDALITYSLLQTFPSSSWDWIGLYKVGFKSVSDYITYTWVKDDQVSFSDELFQVYVNKDEIPVLGGECVLCYYSSSLQCIVGISQPFKVQESRAAIEEGLVPENINSLDETVAG, from the exons ATGGAGGAAGATCTGTCACAGGCTTTGAATTCTGTCAGTCTGGAGCAGAAAGACAGCAAGATGGACACTTTTGG GCTGTACGTCGTCACGTGGAATGTGGCCACAGCTGAGCCTCCTGATGATGTGGACTCTCTGCTTCAGCTCGGCTCACTGAAGAAACCCGACCTCTATGTGATCGG GCTGCAGGAGGTGAAGGCTGCACCTCTCAAGTTTGTCACAGATTTGGCCTTCGAGGACTCCTGGAGTCACATCTTCATGAACACATTGGCCCCATTGGGATATATCAAG GTGTCCTCTATACGGATGCAGGGTCTACTCTTGCTTTTCTTTTCCAAGCTGGAACACGTCCCATTTATCAGAGACATTCAGGTCACTTACACCCGCACGGGACTCTACGGCTACTGG GGTAATAAAGGAGGTGTGTCCATCCGTCTGTCATTCTACGGTCACATGCTCTGCTTCCTGAACTGCCACCTGACCGCCCACATGAACTACGCCTCTGAGCGGGTGGATGAGTTTGAGTATATTTTAGATGCTCAGACCTTTGACACCAAAAACACACCACACATTTTGGATCACAA GGTGGTGTTCTGGTTTGGGGATTTGAATTTTCGTATTGAGGACCATGGGATGCACTTTTTAAGGAGCTGCATCACCAGCCAGCGTTTCAATCTTCTTTGGCCCAAAGATCAG CTCACCATGATGAAGCAGAAGCAAGCTACTTTGCAGAAGTTTGAAGAGGGACCTCTAGACTTTCAGCCCAGCTATAAATTTGATTTGCACTCAGATAACTATGACTCAAG TGGTAAGAAACGCAAGCCTGCGTGGTGTGACAGGATTCTCTGGAGAGTGAAACCCAAGTCTTTGCCAACAGAGGAAGCTAATGAAGATGATCACAATGAAGAGGAGCCAAAGAAACAACTGCAGGTGGAACATAAAGACAAGTTCCCTCTAAAACTGATGCAGGTGGATTACACAAGTAAAATGGAGTACGGCATTAGCGACCATAAGCCTGTCATCAGCATCTTCCGCTTGGAG TTGAAAAAGATGTATGAGATGCCGTTGGTGGAGGTGTCCGCTGAAGGAGAGTGGAGTGCTGACTTTGATGCCCTCATAACCTACAGCCTTCTTCAGACCTTTCCCTCCAGCTCCTGGGACTGGATCGGTCTATATAAG GTTGGATTTAAAAGTGTTTCCGACTATATCACGTACACCTGGGTGAAGGATGACCAGGTGTCTTTCAGTGATGAGCTCTTTCAG GTTTATGTGAACAAAGATGAAATTCCAGTTCTTGGTGGAGAATGTGTGCTATGCTATTATAGCAGCAGcttgcagtgcattgtgggtattAGTCAACCTTTCAag GTGCAGGAATCCAGAGCAGCGATTGAAGAGGGTTTAGTGCCTGAAAATATCAACAGTCTAGACGAAACAGTAGCTGGTTAA
- the LOC132123523 gene encoding inositol polyphosphate 5-phosphatase K-like isoform X1, which produces MEEDLSQALNSVSLEQKDSKMDTFGLYVVTWNVATAEPPDDVDSLLQLGSLKKPDLYVIGLQEVKAAPLKFVTDLAFEDSWSHIFMNTLAPLGYIKVSSIRMQGLLLLFFSKLEHVPFIRDIQVTYTRTGLYGYWGNKGGVSIRLSFYGHMLCFLNCHLTAHMNYASERVDEFEYILDAQTFDTKNTPHILDHKVVFWFGDLNFRIEDHGMHFLRSCITSQRFNLLWPKDQLTMMKQKQATLQKFEEGPLDFQPSYKFDLHSDNYDSRVQKTWFGFNGKKRKPAWCDRILWRVKPKSLPTEEANEDDHNEEEPKKQLQVEHKDKFPLKLMQVDYTSKMEYGISDHKPVISIFRLELKKMYEMPLVEVSAEGEWSADFDALITYSLLQTFPSSSWDWIGLYKVGFKSVSDYITYTWVKDDQVSFSDELFQVYVNKDEIPVLGGECVLCYYSSSLQCIVGISQPFKVQESRAAIEEGLVPENINSLDETVAG; this is translated from the exons ATGGAGGAAGATCTGTCACAGGCTTTGAATTCTGTCAGTCTGGAGCAGAAAGACAGCAAGATGGACACTTTTGG GCTGTACGTCGTCACGTGGAATGTGGCCACAGCTGAGCCTCCTGATGATGTGGACTCTCTGCTTCAGCTCGGCTCACTGAAGAAACCCGACCTCTATGTGATCGG GCTGCAGGAGGTGAAGGCTGCACCTCTCAAGTTTGTCACAGATTTGGCCTTCGAGGACTCCTGGAGTCACATCTTCATGAACACATTGGCCCCATTGGGATATATCAAG GTGTCCTCTATACGGATGCAGGGTCTACTCTTGCTTTTCTTTTCCAAGCTGGAACACGTCCCATTTATCAGAGACATTCAGGTCACTTACACCCGCACGGGACTCTACGGCTACTGG GGTAATAAAGGAGGTGTGTCCATCCGTCTGTCATTCTACGGTCACATGCTCTGCTTCCTGAACTGCCACCTGACCGCCCACATGAACTACGCCTCTGAGCGGGTGGATGAGTTTGAGTATATTTTAGATGCTCAGACCTTTGACACCAAAAACACACCACACATTTTGGATCACAA GGTGGTGTTCTGGTTTGGGGATTTGAATTTTCGTATTGAGGACCATGGGATGCACTTTTTAAGGAGCTGCATCACCAGCCAGCGTTTCAATCTTCTTTGGCCCAAAGATCAG CTCACCATGATGAAGCAGAAGCAAGCTACTTTGCAGAAGTTTGAAGAGGGACCTCTAGACTTTCAGCCCAGCTATAAATTTGATTTGCACTCAGATAACTATGACTCAAG GGTACAGAAGACATGGTTTGGTTTTAA TGGTAAGAAACGCAAGCCTGCGTGGTGTGACAGGATTCTCTGGAGAGTGAAACCCAAGTCTTTGCCAACAGAGGAAGCTAATGAAGATGATCACAATGAAGAGGAGCCAAAGAAACAACTGCAGGTGGAACATAAAGACAAGTTCCCTCTAAAACTGATGCAGGTGGATTACACAAGTAAAATGGAGTACGGCATTAGCGACCATAAGCCTGTCATCAGCATCTTCCGCTTGGAG TTGAAAAAGATGTATGAGATGCCGTTGGTGGAGGTGTCCGCTGAAGGAGAGTGGAGTGCTGACTTTGATGCCCTCATAACCTACAGCCTTCTTCAGACCTTTCCCTCCAGCTCCTGGGACTGGATCGGTCTATATAAG GTTGGATTTAAAAGTGTTTCCGACTATATCACGTACACCTGGGTGAAGGATGACCAGGTGTCTTTCAGTGATGAGCTCTTTCAG GTTTATGTGAACAAAGATGAAATTCCAGTTCTTGGTGGAGAATGTGTGCTATGCTATTATAGCAGCAGcttgcagtgcattgtgggtattAGTCAACCTTTCAag GTGCAGGAATCCAGAGCAGCGATTGAAGAGGGTTTAGTGCCTGAAAATATCAACAGTCTAGACGAAACAGTAGCTGGTTAA
- the mmp13b gene encoding collagenase 3: MELTAVVLLVIAAHTLAKPIETEEKDLLLAEKYLQRYYGMPAGLQGKGKASDLMHQKIREMQAFFKLEVTGKLDDNTLEVMEMARCGVPDVAEYNHFPRDLKWKNTNVTFRILNYTPDLKAADVDKAVRNAFNVWSRVTPLKFRKLYEGNADIMISFGAKEHGDHNPFDGPEGLLAHAYPPGNGIGGDTHFDEDETWTKDFHSFNLFLVAAHEFGHALGMAHSSDPGSLMYPVYSYGKGYPLSEDDIKGIQSLYGDNPDHGRVKPKPDAPTKCDPELSFDAITELRGETIIFKDRFYWRLHPQMPEPEQTLIKSTWPVLPNQVDAAYENPEKDIVIIFSGIRMWALNGYNLVDGYPKYIHKLGLPKTVRKIDAAVNIRDTGKTLLFTDEEYWSYDEEKGTMDSGYPRSIEKDFPGIGDEVDAVSYHYGYLSFYHEQTQFEYSYSSRKVMRILRTNSILNC, from the exons ATGGAGCTCACAGCTGTGGTATTACTGGTGATTGCTGCACACACTTTAGCAAAACCTATTGAAACCGAAGAGAAAGACTTGTTATTAGCAGAG AAATATCTTCAAAGGTACTATGGCATGCCAGCTGGTCTCCAGGGAAAAGGAAAAGCATCCGATCTCATGCACCAGAAGATTCGAGAGATGCAAGCGTTTTTCAAGTTGGAAGTGACAGGAAAGCTGGACGACAACACCTTGGAGGTCATGGAAATGGCTCGCTGTGGAGTTCCAGATGTGGCTGAATATAATCACTTTCCTCGAGACCTCAAATGGAAAAACACAAATGTGACCTTCAG GATTCTGAACTATACTCCTGACCTGAAGGCGGCGGATGTGGACAAAGCCGTTCGAAATGCTTTTAATGTCTGGAGCAGGGTGACTCCACTGAAGTTTAGGAAACTGTATGAGGGGAATGCAGATATCATGATCAGCTTTGGAGCAAAAG AACATGGAGACCACAACCCGTTTGATGGACCCGAGGGACTTCTTGCTCATGCTTATCCACCTGGAAACGGCATTGGTGGTGATACACACTTTGATGAGGATGAAACATGGACCAAAGACTTTCACT CATTCAATCTGTTCTTGGTTGCGGCCCATGAGTTCGGACATGCTCTCGGTATGGCCCATTCCTCTGATCCAGGGTCACTGATGTACCCAGTGTACTCCTATGGCAAGGGTTACCCTCTTTCTGAGGATGACATCAAGGGAATCCAGTCTCTCTATG GTGACAACCCAGACCACGGAAGAGTCAAGCCTAAACCAGACGCTCCAACTAAGTGTGACCCTGAACTGAGTTTTGATGCCATCACTGAACTCCGTGGAGAGACAATAATTTTCAAAGACAG GTTTTACTGGCGGCTACATCCACAAATGCCTGAGCCTGAACAAACTCTCATTAAAAGCACCTGGCCTGTATTACCAAACCAAGTAGATGCTGCCTACGAGAACCCAGAGAAAGATATTGTCATCATATTCAGTG gTATCCGAATGTGGGCTCTCAATGGCTACAATCTGGTTGACGGCTATCCAAAATACATCCACAAGCTGGGCCTCCCGAAGACTGTCCGCAAAATAGATGCAGCAGTTAACATCCGAGACACGGGCAAGACTCTACTTTTCACAGATGAAGAGTACTGGAG TTATGATGAGGAGAAAGGCACCATGGACAGTGGATACCCACGATCCATTGAGAAAGACTTTCCTGGAATAGGAGACGAAGTCGATGCTGTTTCATATCATTATG GATATTTGAGCTTCTATCATGAGCAAACACAGTTTGAATACAGTTACAGCTCTCGGAAAGTCATGCGCATCTTGAGGACCAACTCCATACTCAACTGCTGA